The genomic DNA CTCCTTCATCGCCGGCGCCGCGGTGCAGTGGCTGCGCGACGGGCTCAAGGTCATCAAGAAGTCAGGAGACGTGGAGCCGCTGGCCGCGAGCGTGAAGGAGAGCGGGGACGTGGTGTTCGTCCCGGCGCTCGCGGGGCTGGGGGCGCCGCACTGGCGGCCCGAGGCGCGCGGCCTCTTCGGCGGAATCGACCGCTCCACCACGGCGGCCCACCTGGCGCGCGCGGCGCTCGAGGGCGTGGCGATGCAGATCCACGATCTGGCCGAGACGATGCGGCGGGACAGTGGCCGGGAGATTCCCTCCTTCAAGGTGGATGGGGGCGCGTCGGCCAACAACCTGATGATGCAGTTCCAGGCGGACATGCTGGGCACCGAGGTGGTGCGTCCGCAGAACCTGCAGACCACGAGCCTGGGGGCGGCGTTCCTCGCGGGCCTGGGCGCGGGGGTCTGGACGAGCACGGACGCCATCCGCAAGGCGTGGAAGGTGGGCAAGGTCTTCAAGCCGAAGATGAAGGCCGAGGCCCGCGAGCGGCACCTCACCAAGTGGCGGCGCGCGGTGGAGCGCGCGTAGGAAAGGAAGGCGGATCATGGCGCGAGACACGACGAAGTTGACCTCCGAGGAGCTCTATCGCTTCCTCGGCCGCTATCCCCTCTGGAAGCACGAGGAAGGGATGCTCCGCCGTACCTACGAGGCCCCCAACTTCCTCGCCGGTATCGAGTTCGTGAACCGGCTGGCGAAGGTGGCCGAGGCGGCGGATCACCACCCGGACATCGACATCCGCTGGCGCAAGGTGACGCTGGCGCTGGTGACGCACGACGCGGGGGGAATCACCTCGCGGGACACGGAGCTGGCGGCCGAGGCGGATTCGCTGTTCGCCCAGGTGGCCGTCGCCAGCTGACATGCGCGCGGGCCTGCTCGTCGCGTGGGTGCTGCTGGCGGGCTCGGGAGCGCGGGCGCAGGACGACGCGCCCGCGGTCACCCGGCCCGAGCGGCTGTACCTCAACCCCGGGCTGCTCATGGGCTCCTCGCGGGTGGTGGGGCTCGGGGGCGCCTACGTGGGCATCGCCGAGGGCGTGGTGGGCTTCGCGAGCAACCTGGCGGCGCTCGCCCACCGCTCGCCCCGGCTGGACAAGGACTGGGACGTGGGCGTCACCCTGTCCTGGTTGGATCTGCCGTTGTCCAAGGTGCAGGACAAGGACCTGGACAACGACGGCCAGCCCGACAACGCGCCCGAGACGCTGCAGCTCATCGGCTCGTTCACGCTCCAGTACCGCAACGTGGGCTTCGGCTTCTCGCTGCGCAACTACCGCATCGGCTATTGCAACACGGCCTCGTGCGACCCGGGAGATCTCATCCGCGTGTCGCTGCTCCACACCTCGCTCGCGGGAGCGATCGCGCTCGGCCGGGACGACTTCATCCTCGGCTTCGGCATCTACAGTGGGCAGGCCATCCTCAGCTACAAGCCCGAGGGCAACTGGTTCTATGGCAACACGGGCGTCGCGCTGGACGTGCTCTACCGGCCCCATGGACGGCCCTACCGGGTGGGCCTGTCGGTGCGGCCGGAGCTGCTCGGCGATTGGCAGCGCGCCCTGGGACAGCCCGCCACCATCGCGGGCCGGCAGATCTACTCGGCCGTGGTGTCTCCCTCGACGGTCTCGCTGGGGGTGAGCTGGCGGCTCGGTCAAGGCGCGGAGC from Melittangium boletus DSM 14713 includes the following:
- a CDS encoding 4a-hydroxytetrahydrobiopterin dehydratase, giving the protein MARDTTKLTSEELYRFLGRYPLWKHEEGMLRRTYEAPNFLAGIEFVNRLAKVAEAADHHPDIDIRWRKVTLALVTHDAGGITSRDTELAAEADSLFAQVAVAS